In the Quercus lobata isolate SW786 chromosome 5, ValleyOak3.0 Primary Assembly, whole genome shotgun sequence genome, one interval contains:
- the LOC115991936 gene encoding eukaryotic peptide chain release factor subunit 1-3, translating to MADAQETDKNIEIWKIKKLIKALEAARGNGTSMISLIMPPRDQISRVTKMLGDEFGTASNIKSRVNRQSVLGAITSAQQRLKLYNKVPPNGLVLYTGTIVTEDGKEKKVTIDFEPFKPINASLYLCDNKFHTEALNELLESDDKFGFIVMDGNGTLFGTLSGNTREVLHKFTVDLPKKHGRGGQSALRFARLRMEKRHNYVRKTAELATQFFINPATSQPNVAGLILAGSADFKTELSQSDMFDPRLQAKILNVVDVSYGGENGFNQAIELSSEILSNVKFIQEKRLIGKYFEEISQDTGKYVFGVDDTLKTLEMGAVETLIVWENLDINRYVLKNSTTGEILIKHLNKEQEADQSNFRDSATSSELEVQEKLPLLEWFANEYKRFGCTLEFVTNKSQEGSQFCRGFGGIGGILRYQLDIRSFDEVSDDGEVYEDSD from the coding sequence ATGGCAGATGCTCAAGAAACAGATAAGAACATTGAGATATGGAAAATCAAGAAGTTGATCAAAGCATTGGAAGCTGCAAGAGGCAATGGTACCAGCATGATTTCTCTTATTATGCCCCCCCGTGATCAAATATCTCGGGTCACTAAGATGTTAGGTGATGAATTTGGAACTGCTTCAAACATCAAAAGTAGGGTGAACCGTCAGTCAGTGTTGGGGGCCATTACTTCTGCTCAACAGAGGCTAAAACTTTATAACAAGGTTCCTCCCAATGGGCTGGTGCTTTATACCGGAACAATTGTTACTGAAGATGGCAAGGAAAAGAAGGTTACAATTGACTTTGAGCCTTTTAAGCCTATAAATGCATCACTCTACCTCTGTGACAATAAGTTTCACACAGAAGCTCTAAATGAACTTTTAGAATCTGATGACAAGTTTGGTTTTATAGTCATGGATGGAAATGGCACTCTTTTTGGGACATTGAGTGGAAACACAAGAGAAGTGCTTCATAAGTTCACAGTCGATCTACCAAAGAAGCATGGCAGAGGAGGGCAGTCAGCTCTACGTTTTGCTCGTCTTCGAATGGAAAAGCGCCACAACTATGTAAGAAAGACTGCAGAACTTGCCACACAGTTCTTCATTAATCCTGCTACGAGTCAGCCTAATGTTGCTGGACTTATACTTGCTGGTTCAGCTGACTTCAAGACTGAGCTCAGTCAGTCAGATATGTTTGATCCTCGATTACAAGCAAAGATATTGAATGTGGTTGATGTTTCTTATGGGGGGGAAAATGGTTTCAATCAAGCCATTGAGCTTTCCTCAGAAATTCTATCCAACGTGAAGTTTATACAAGAGAAACGCTTGATTGGCAAATACTTTGAGGAGATCAGTCAGGATACTGGTAAATATGTCTTTGGTGTTGATGACACGTTGAAGACTCTAGAAATGGGTGCTGTGGAAACCCTCATTGTGTGGGAAAACTTGGATATTAACAGGTATGTGTTGAAAAACAGTACCACAGGTGAGATTCTTATAAAGCACCTGAACAAGGAACAAGAGGCTGATCAGAGCAACTTCCGGGATTCAGCCACCTCCTCAGAGTTGGAGGTTCAGGAGAAGTTGCCCTTACTTGAATGGTTTGCGAATGAGTACAAGCGGTTTGGTTGCACACTTGAATTTGTCACCAACAAATCCCAAGAGGGATCACAATTTTGCAGAGGGTTTGGTGGTATCGGGGGTATACTTCGTTACCAGCTTGACATAAGATCCTTTGATGAGGTATCCGATGATGGAGAAGTATATGAGGATTCCGATTAA
- the LOC115990046 gene encoding uncharacterized protein LOC115990046, with protein MTIEQGDNECLRSFITHFNKEALMVDEKDGKLLLAAFHNDVSSNLFIHKLFNQELQTMAELIHSAQSFMNAEDAILAKKRKRAKRMEANLPCHPEQGPRPKKAQTGKKKDRDNKKAGSFSGRSQHYTPLNVPLDQVLMQIKDNPSLKWPIKMKEDPNKCNKNKYCHFHRDHRHDTDECYDLKKQKENLIKQGKLRNFLGRDHKDEKLKGKIEELSQPPLGEIRKTTKDKGADEQANTFTDEDAGKVHHPHDDAIVITLLIAKYTTRRVLIDNGSLADILYSLAFQQMRLGLDQLRPVNLPLVRFGGMKVQPVDTITLHVMVEAYPQQVAKEVNFLVINCSSSYNAIIGRPTLNNWKTVTSTYHLYVKFPMEYGIGQVQGDQLAARECYVAMLAMDEHVQTINIEERMVVAEPTEVLKDIPLE; from the exons ATGACTATAGAGCAAGGAGATAATGAGTGTTTGCGGTCCTTCATCACTCACTTCAACAAGGAAGCCTTGATGGTAGACGAGAAGGATGGCAAGTTGTTGTTAGCAGCCTTCCACAATGATGTTAGTTCAAATTTATTCATCCACAAGCTCTTTAATCAAGAACTACAAACCATGGCTGAACTCATCCATTCAGCCCAAAGCTTCATGAATGCAGAGGATGCGATCCTtgccaagaagaggaagagagcaAAGAGAATGGAAGCAAACCTCCCATGCCATCCTGAACAAGGTCCTCGtccaaaaaaggcccaaacaggAAAAAAGAAGGATAGAGACAACAAGAAGGCAGGTTCGTTTTCAGGAAGGAGTCAGCACTACACACCCTTGAACGTTCCACTTGATCAAGtgcttatgcaaatcaaggataaTCCATCCTTGAAGTGGCCAATAAAGATGAAAGAAGATCCCAATAAGTGCAATAAGAATAAATATTGCCACTTCCACAGAGATCACAGGCATGACACGGATGAGTGCTATGACTTAAAGAAGCAGAAAGAGAATCTCATCAAGCAGGGTAAGTTGAGAAATTTTCTTGGACGAGATCATAAGGATGAAAAGTTGAAAGGAAAGATAGAAGAGCTATCACAGCCCCCACTTGGAGAAATAAGA AAGACCACCAAGGACAAAGGGGCAGACGAGCAGGCCAATACTTTCACAGATGAAGATGCTGGAAAGGTtcaccatccacatgatgaTGCGATCGTCATAACTTTGCTCATTGCAAAGTACACGACTAGAAGGGTGTTAATAGATAATGGAAGTTTAGCAGATATCCTATATTCTCTTGCCTTCCAGCAGATGAGACTTGGACTAGACCAACTTCGTCCAGTGAATTTGCCCTTAGTAAGATTTGGAGGAATGAAAGTACAACCAGTGGATACTATTACTCTACATGTAATGGTAGAAGCATATCCACAGCAGGTAGCCAAAGAAGTAAATTTTCTCGTCATAAATTGTTCGTCTTCCTATAATGCCATCATTGGAAGACCAACTTTAAACAATTGGAAGACAGTAACATCTACCTACCATTTATATGTCAAGTTCCCAATGGAGTATGGAATAGGGCAAGTACAAGGAGATCAGTTAGCCGCTAGAGAATGTTATGTTGCCATGTTGGCTATGGATGAGCATGTGCAGACGATAAATATAGAGGAAAGAATGGTTGTTGCAGAGCCCACTGAAGTACTGAAAGACATCCCTCTGGAGTAG